In a single window of the uncultured Dysgonomonas sp. genome:
- a CDS encoding DUF3667 domain-containing protein yields the protein MSKHKIRHKKTCLNCSAFVETHYCPKCGQENSESRQSFHHLFTHFVFDFIHYDSSFWRTVKYLFLSPGKLSIEYMNGKRKSYVNPFTLYIFISFITFFIPSVLPDASKSNKNIEVEAEVTEAMKLRDSLIVTDPQGKLTAEKIDSKYKTLPKEKQILSPDGIMYKTGLAIVENSKDKQKNKEAIEFLIHNMPKVLFLYMPIFAFWLWLFHNKRKRFYFDSGIFTLHFFSVVLLSITICNVFSCLCDWIGIGWPAGLLWTFMVFYITFYFFRGCRRFYDDNRFISNLKSGVLVMINSFMIILITTLYAILGIYMVYIYHH from the coding sequence ATGAGTAAACATAAAATCAGACATAAGAAGACCTGCTTAAACTGTAGTGCCTTTGTAGAAACTCATTATTGCCCTAAATGCGGACAGGAAAACAGTGAGAGCCGTCAATCTTTTCACCATCTGTTTACACATTTTGTATTCGACTTCATTCATTACGACAGTTCCTTTTGGAGAACTGTTAAGTATCTGTTCCTCTCCCCGGGAAAACTTTCGATAGAATATATGAACGGCAAACGGAAATCTTATGTCAATCCGTTTACGCTTTATATATTCATCAGCTTCATCACGTTTTTTATCCCTTCTGTTTTACCGGACGCTTCTAAAAGCAATAAAAACATAGAGGTAGAAGCCGAAGTCACTGAAGCAATGAAACTAAGAGATAGTCTGATAGTTACTGATCCGCAAGGTAAACTTACAGCAGAGAAAATAGATTCTAAATACAAGACTCTGCCCAAAGAAAAGCAAATACTGTCTCCTGATGGTATAATGTATAAAACAGGACTTGCCATAGTAGAGAACTCCAAGGATAAACAAAAAAACAAAGAGGCTATTGAATTTTTAATCCACAATATGCCAAAGGTTTTATTTCTCTATATGCCTATATTTGCCTTCTGGCTGTGGTTGTTCCATAATAAAAGAAAACGCTTCTATTTCGATAGTGGCATCTTCACCCTCCACTTCTTTTCCGTAGTGTTGCTATCTATTACTATTTGCAATGTTTTCTCCTGCCTTTGTGACTGGATAGGCATAGGTTGGCCTGCAGGCCTGTTATGGACATTTATGGTCTTTTATATTACGTTCTATTTTTTCAGGGGATGTCGCCGCTTCTATGATGACAACCGGTTTATATCCAATTTGAAATCGGGAGTCCTGGTTATGATAAACAGTTTCATGATTATATTGATAACTACCCTGTATGCTATTCTGGGAATCTATATGGTTTATATTTATCACCATTAA
- a CDS encoding winged helix DNA-binding domain-containing protein: MNIADITTMRLANQQLVKTRYKTPREIVSWMGAMQAQDFNMAKWAIGVRLPGITDKQVEKAVDEGELIRTHILRPTWHFVSRDDIHWMLQLSAPRVKLAIRSSDRELELSDDLLSKTKAIIRKALEKESNLTRQELGVILKKADVECDSRRLSHIMYHAELDGLVCNGAIKDKKLTYALLEQRVPKTSNYNMDETLYRLAYKYFQSHGPATIQDFIWWSGLTATEARSAVALIKPDFIFETAGEQTYIFHQSSSGYKHRDDIVHFLPAFDELLVSYKDRKEILSLVHHKKVITSNGIFKPAISHNGEIIGLWKKFLNKRNVSSEFFSQPDKALEKLIRKASEDFGTYLTGS; the protein is encoded by the coding sequence ATGAATATAGCGGACATCACAACTATGCGACTTGCTAACCAGCAACTTGTTAAGACCAGATATAAAACACCACGCGAGATAGTATCATGGATGGGCGCCATGCAGGCTCAGGATTTTAATATGGCAAAATGGGCTATTGGTGTACGGTTGCCGGGAATAACCGATAAGCAGGTGGAAAAAGCGGTGGACGAAGGTGAGCTTATCCGTACTCATATTTTACGCCCTACATGGCATTTTGTGTCACGAGACGATATACATTGGATGCTTCAGTTGAGTGCACCTCGGGTAAAGCTGGCTATTCGTTCAAGTGATAGGGAATTGGAGCTTTCCGATGATTTGCTGAGTAAGACAAAGGCTATTATCCGTAAAGCATTAGAAAAAGAAAGTAATCTGACCCGCCAGGAGCTTGGTGTAATATTGAAGAAGGCGGATGTAGAATGTGATAGCCGCCGTTTGAGCCATATTATGTATCACGCCGAATTAGATGGCTTGGTATGTAATGGTGCGATAAAAGATAAGAAACTGACCTATGCTCTGTTGGAACAGCGTGTGCCAAAGACATCGAACTATAACATGGACGAAACATTGTACCGTTTGGCATATAAGTATTTTCAGAGCCATGGTCCGGCTACAATACAGGATTTTATCTGGTGGTCGGGACTGACAGCCACCGAGGCAAGAAGCGCAGTAGCATTGATAAAACCGGATTTTATCTTCGAAACGGCAGGCGAGCAAACATATATATTCCATCAATCTTCATCAGGCTATAAGCACAGAGACGATATCGTGCATTTCCTTCCTGCATTCGATGAATTATTGGTGAGCTATAAAGACCGGAAAGAGATTCTGTCTCTTGTTCACCACAAAAAGGTGATAACAAGCAACGGAATATTCAAGCCTGCTATTTCCCATAATGGAGAGATTATTGGCCTCTGGAAAAAATTCTTGAATAAGAGGAATGTTTCATCCGAATTTTTTTCTCAACCAGATAAAGCGTTGGAGAAGCTGATAAGGAAGGCTTCAGAGGACTTTGGTACTTATTTAACAGGCTCTTAA
- a CDS encoding bifunctional adenosylcobinamide kinase/adenosylcobinamide-phosphate guanylyltransferase, which yields MAKQIILITGGQRSGKSSYAQKLVLSLSTNPVYLATSRVWDDEHRKRIDRHKAERGCEWTNIEEEKELSLHDLTGRVVLLDCVTLWATNFFFDMQADVQSSLQALKTEFDKLIGQDARFIIVTNEIGMGEMSQNEVQRKFADLQGWLNQYIAERADKVYLMVSGIPLMAK from the coding sequence ATGGCTAAACAGATAATTCTTATTACAGGAGGGCAACGTTCGGGAAAAAGCAGTTATGCCCAGAAACTGGTATTGTCCCTTTCTACAAACCCTGTCTATCTCGCTACGTCCCGTGTATGGGATGATGAACACCGCAAGCGTATCGACCGGCATAAGGCCGAACGGGGCTGTGAATGGACTAATATAGAAGAGGAAAAAGAACTGAGCCTGCATGATCTCACAGGACGGGTTGTGCTGTTAGATTGTGTGACCCTGTGGGCAACAAACTTTTTCTTCGATATGCAAGCAGATGTTCAATCTTCCTTACAGGCATTAAAAACGGAATTCGATAAACTGATAGGACAGGATGCGCGTTTCATCATTGTTACTAATGAGATAGGCATGGGGGAGATGTCGCAAAATGAGGTGCAGCGCAAATTTGCTGATTTGCAGGGATGGCTCAATCAGTATATTGCAGAAAGAGCCGACAAGGTTTATCTGATGGTTTCAGGTATTCCATTGATGGCGAAGTGA
- a CDS encoding cob(I)yrinic acid a,c-diamide adenosyltransferase: MKIYTRGGDKGKTGIFGGQRVDKDDVRIEANGTIDELNSVIGVVRANLPADHEWQPLLFKIQTEMMSVMSQVATPSAIRDTNTNTLDEDLDKLCEEWMDRMTDEMGPSETFILPGGTIVSAHLQLARAVARRAERRLWTLNKQDEVPASVMRFINRLSDLFFTMARYDMYKAGNIEERWKDFLYKRKKNG, from the coding sequence ATGAAAATATATACCCGTGGTGGCGATAAAGGAAAAACCGGAATTTTTGGAGGACAGCGTGTTGATAAAGATGATGTACGCATCGAAGCCAACGGCACAATCGATGAACTCAACTCGGTAATAGGAGTTGTAAGAGCCAATCTTCCGGCAGACCATGAATGGCAGCCCCTTTTATTCAAAATTCAAACCGAAATGATGTCCGTCATGTCACAAGTGGCAACCCCTTCTGCGATCAGGGATACCAACACAAATACGCTGGATGAAGATTTGGATAAACTTTGCGAGGAATGGATGGACAGAATGACCGATGAGATGGGGCCCAGTGAAACTTTTATACTGCCGGGCGGCACTATTGTTTCGGCACACCTGCAACTGGCAAGGGCTGTTGCCCGCCGGGCGGAACGCCGCTTATGGACACTGAACAAGCAGGATGAAGTTCCGGCATCGGTAATGCGATTTATTAACCGCCTGTCCGACCTTTTCTTTACTATGGCTAGATACGATATGTATAAGGCCGGAAATATAGAAGAACGCTGGAAGGACTTTTTGTACAAAAGAAAGAAGAATGGCTAA
- the cbiB gene encoding adenosylcobinamide-phosphate synthase CbiB, with amino-acid sequence MDLNLLYILLPLVLGWIIDKLIGDPAWLPHTVVAKGKIIAWGEKILNKGKSKMLKGALFSIVLIFACYFLIYFITDGLNEAYPWLSIAFSTIIVFYCLAGKTLIDEVKKVFIAVDSSEEEGRMQVARIVGRDTSNLSPQQIRTAALETLAENLSDGVIAPLFWYMILGVPGMFAYKMINTLDSMIGYKNERYKQFGCWAARIDDAANYIPARLTSLLMIIVSGRLSLVPFIEKFGGQHASPNSGYPEAALAGILNCRFGGPNVYFGELVDKPYIGYKEKELTTADMKKAIQVNTWTEILMVVLIVAIETIYYINFK; translated from the coding sequence ATGGATTTGAATTTACTATATATTCTATTACCCTTAGTTCTGGGCTGGATTATCGATAAGCTCATCGGTGACCCTGCTTGGTTGCCGCATACAGTGGTGGCAAAAGGTAAGATAATAGCATGGGGCGAAAAAATATTGAATAAAGGGAAGAGTAAGATGCTGAAAGGCGCATTATTTTCCATTGTCCTTATCTTTGCGTGTTATTTTCTTATCTATTTTATAACAGATGGTTTGAATGAAGCATACCCTTGGCTTTCCATCGCATTTTCTACAATCATTGTATTTTATTGCCTTGCCGGAAAAACGCTGATAGATGAAGTCAAGAAAGTGTTTATAGCAGTAGATTCATCAGAAGAAGAGGGTAGGATGCAGGTTGCACGTATTGTAGGACGTGATACATCCAACCTGTCGCCACAGCAGATCCGTACGGCTGCATTGGAAACATTGGCCGAAAACCTGAGCGATGGCGTTATTGCTCCGCTATTCTGGTATATGATACTCGGCGTTCCGGGTATGTTTGCCTATAAGATGATAAATACGCTGGATTCGATGATCGGCTATAAGAACGAGCGATATAAACAATTCGGTTGCTGGGCTGCGCGCATTGATGATGCTGCCAATTATATTCCCGCCCGTCTTACCTCTTTACTGATGATTATAGTTAGTGGTAGACTATCGTTGGTTCCCTTTATCGAAAAGTTCGGAGGGCAGCATGCCAGTCCTAACTCGGGTTATCCCGAAGCTGCTCTGGCAGGAATACTTAATTGTCGTTTCGGTGGACCAAACGTCTATTTTGGTGAACTGGTAGATAAGCCCTATATAGGTTATAAAGAAAAAGAACTGACCACCGCCGATATGAAAAAGGCAATACAGGTAAATACTTGGACAGAAATATTAATGGTGGTTTTGATTGTAGCGATTGAAACTATTTATTATATAAATTTTAAATAA
- a CDS encoding aminotransferase class I/II-fold pyridoxal phosphate-dependent enzyme, giving the protein MILGHGDDIYTHGKKIVSNFSSNIRSGQDLSTLQEHLCAHISAIHSYPEPDASSLVHLLAEKYKVNTDNICVTNGATEAIYLIAQAFNNAQSAIIYPTFSEYGDAATINNHTICWSASLSEVPQDTRVVWLCNPNNPTGTVTDKNILKAYIENHPSQYIIIDQSYEHFTLSDLFTIEEAAQYKNVILLHSMTKHFAIPGLRLGYITAHADTLAQVAKYRMPWSVNGLAIEAGKFLLNNGMETINIKEYLRDTIQLQESLRKIKKIVVQSTDTHFFLCKFEDGKASELKKYLIDGYGILIRDAANFYGLDESYFRIATQSFEENTMLVKGVSEFQC; this is encoded by the coding sequence ATGATACTCGGACACGGTGACGATATATATACTCACGGAAAGAAGATTGTAAGCAATTTCAGTTCCAATATACGCAGCGGACAGGATTTATCCACCTTGCAGGAGCATCTGTGCGCTCATATCAGTGCTATACATTCTTATCCCGAACCCGATGCATCTTCTCTGGTTCATTTGTTGGCTGAGAAGTACAAGGTTAATACGGATAATATATGTGTGACCAATGGAGCCACGGAAGCCATTTATCTGATCGCACAGGCGTTTAACAATGCCCAATCGGCTATAATATACCCTACTTTCAGTGAATATGGCGATGCCGCAACTATCAACAATCATACGATATGCTGGTCTGCATCTCTCAGCGAGGTACCTCAGGATACCCGTGTGGTATGGCTTTGTAATCCAAACAATCCGACTGGTACAGTAACTGATAAAAATATACTGAAAGCATATATTGAAAATCATCCGTCTCAATATATTATTATCGACCAGTCGTATGAGCACTTCACACTCAGTGATTTATTCACTATTGAAGAGGCGGCGCAATATAAGAATGTGATATTATTGCATTCCATGACAAAGCATTTTGCCATACCCGGGTTGCGGCTAGGATATATTACGGCACATGCGGATACTTTGGCTCAGGTAGCAAAATACCGTATGCCGTGGTCTGTAAACGGATTAGCAATTGAAGCCGGGAAATTCTTGTTGAATAACGGTATGGAAACAATAAATATCAAAGAATATTTACGAGATACTATACAACTGCAAGAGTCTCTGAGAAAAATAAAAAAAATTGTCGTTCAATCTACTGATACACATTTCTTTTTGTGTAAATTTGAAGATGGGAAAGCGTCTGAACTGAAAAAGTACCTTATAGACGGATATGGTATCCTTATTCGCGATGCTGCCAATTTTTATGGACTGGATGAGTCTTACTTTCGTATTGCCACACAGTCATTTGAAGAGAACACGATGCTAGTGAAGGGGGTATCAGAATTTCAGTGTTGA
- a CDS encoding cobyric acid synthase has translation MTKRLNPIMFAGTGSDVGKSIITSAFCRIFLQDGYQPAPFKAQNMALNSYATPEGLEIGRAQAVQAEAAGVPCHTDMNPLLLKPTTDKVCQVVLNGKPVGNQHAYEYFRVEGREELRKEVNDAFDRLARRYNPIVMEGAGSISEINLRAVDLVNMPMAIHAGANVILVADIDRGGVFASVYGSVMLLTEEERKHVKGILINKFRGDIRLFESGVKMIEDLCGIPVIGVVPYYKDIYIEEEDSVMLQTKNLQATHGKVNVAVILLRHLSNFTDFNVLERDPRVHLYYTNNTDEIEKADIVLVPGSKSTLSDLYELRRNGVAQSIVKAHKNGATVVGICGGYQIMGQEVCDPNHVESNIERLPGLGLLPVTTQMEGEKVTRQVQFSFLGSDTVCEGYEIHMGATIPMEDTSLSPLNILEDGRTDGYFLNEKCFGTYIHGILDNGAVIDYLLAPYADKLSDTAFDFKAFKEEQYNKLADHVRSYVDMELVYKIIS, from the coding sequence ATGACGAAACGGCTCAATCCCATTATGTTTGCGGGAACAGGCAGCGATGTAGGTAAAAGTATTATTACATCGGCCTTTTGCCGCATATTTCTGCAAGACGGTTATCAGCCGGCTCCATTCAAGGCGCAGAATATGGCTCTCAATTCATATGCTACCCCCGAAGGGCTTGAGATAGGGCGTGCACAAGCCGTTCAGGCCGAGGCTGCGGGTGTTCCATGCCATACCGATATGAACCCTTTGCTACTGAAGCCTACAACGGATAAGGTTTGTCAGGTTGTGTTGAATGGCAAACCGGTGGGAAACCAGCATGCTTATGAGTATTTCAGGGTGGAAGGGCGCGAAGAATTACGGAAGGAAGTAAATGATGCATTCGACCGTCTGGCCCGGCGGTACAACCCTATTGTAATGGAAGGGGCGGGCAGTATCTCCGAAATCAATCTGCGGGCTGTAGACCTTGTGAATATGCCGATGGCGATACATGCCGGGGCTAATGTAATATTGGTAGCGGACATAGACAGGGGCGGAGTATTCGCTTCGGTGTATGGTTCTGTAATGTTACTTACCGAGGAAGAACGTAAACATGTAAAAGGCATCCTTATCAATAAATTCCGGGGTGATATCAGGCTTTTCGAATCGGGAGTGAAAATGATTGAAGACCTGTGCGGCATCCCTGTTATCGGGGTGGTACCTTATTATAAGGATATATATATTGAAGAGGAAGATTCAGTGATGCTGCAAACCAAGAATTTGCAGGCAACACATGGCAAGGTGAATGTGGCTGTTATCCTGCTTCGTCATTTATCTAACTTTACCGATTTCAATGTGCTGGAACGTGATCCCCGCGTGCATCTGTATTATACCAATAATACGGATGAAATAGAAAAGGCGGATATTGTGCTTGTTCCCGGAAGCAAGAGTACTCTATCCGACCTGTACGAACTGCGTCGCAACGGTGTAGCGCAAAGTATTGTGAAAGCCCATAAGAACGGAGCTACAGTAGTAGGCATCTGCGGTGGTTATCAGATAATGGGGCAGGAGGTATGTGACCCCAATCATGTGGAAAGCAATATTGAGCGTCTGCCCGGATTGGGCTTGCTGCCTGTAACTACACAGATGGAAGGAGAAAAAGTGACCCGTCAGGTGCAGTTTTCTTTTCTCGGTTCCGACACCGTTTGCGAAGGATATGAGATACATATGGGGGCAACTATTCCCATGGAAGATACCAGCCTTTCACCATTAAATATATTGGAGGACGGCCGTACTGACGGCTACTTCCTGAATGAGAAATGTTTTGGTACATATATACATGGTATTCTTGATAATGGGGCTGTTATAGATTATTTGCTGGCTCCCTATGCTGATAAGCTGTCGGATACGGCGTTCGACTTCAAGGCTTTTAAAGAAGAGCAATATAATAAGCTGGCCGATCATGTGCGCAGTTATGTGGATATGGAGCTGGTGTATAAGATAATTAGCTAG
- a CDS encoding phenylalanine--tRNA ligase beta subunit-related protein, translating to MVEIKVSEEIRKSCPAFAGAAICAKVNNTPHNKELWKLIDNCVAEYKANHQIEDIKKNPAIAATRAAYKKFGKDPNRYRPSSEALCRRIVRELPLYQIDTLVDLINLVSIRTGYSIGGFDADKIKGNTLTLGVGMTDEPYEGIGRGMLNIEGIPVYRDAIGGVGTPTSDNERTKIELSTISFLAIINGYSGKEGLNEAVKYMQSLLKDFADSDGGEIIFF from the coding sequence ATGGTAGAAATAAAGGTATCGGAGGAAATAAGGAAATCCTGCCCCGCTTTTGCCGGAGCAGCCATTTGTGCCAAAGTAAATAATACCCCTCACAATAAAGAATTATGGAAACTGATAGATAACTGTGTCGCTGAATACAAGGCAAATCACCAGATAGAAGATATAAAGAAGAACCCGGCTATTGCCGCTACCCGTGCGGCATATAAAAAGTTCGGAAAAGACCCGAACCGCTACCGTCCATCGTCTGAAGCCCTTTGCCGCCGCATCGTCAGAGAATTACCCTTGTATCAGATAGATACACTGGTAGACCTCATTAATCTGGTTTCTATCCGTACAGGTTATTCTATCGGAGGATTCGATGCAGATAAGATAAAAGGCAACACGCTGACATTGGGTGTCGGGATGACCGATGAACCCTATGAAGGGATTGGGCGGGGTATGCTGAATATTGAAGGAATCCCGGTATATCGCGATGCTATCGGTGGTGTGGGAACACCGACAAGTGACAATGAGCGGACAAAGATAGAACTAAGCACAATAAGTTTTCTGGCTATTATAAACGGATATAGCGGAAAAGAGGGTTTGAATGAAGCCGTAAAATATATGCAATCCTTACTTAAAGATTTTGCAGATTCGGATGGTGGGGAAATTATTTTCTTCTAG
- a CDS encoding NAD(P)H-hydrate dehydratase, whose translation MKILTGAQIKEADRYTIENEPISPIELMERASNTIAQWICNNVEKDYPLLFLIGKGNNGGDGLAVARILYHAGYNCSVSMAFDKEQLTEECRYNLERLPSGVASSGLENISRNTVIIDSLLGTGVKGEIKEPLLSIIDKVNSLQSKVISIDLPSGMISEYGNKNQKIIKAGITLTLEFPKLAMLLPEAGEYCGEINILPIGLSSQYISNEETSYHYITPGFIGKIKLTRDKFAHKGTYGHALLICGSKGMAGAAILATGAALRSGCGLVTTHIPAEERYAVNMVYPSAILSLDDESYFSDLPANASKYSSIGVGCGLGLAPQTADALKQLLVSVYKPVVIDADALNIISEHYKMRHHIPAGSILTPHIGELKRLIGEWTSDEEKIEQVKRLAANLKSVIIVKGAHSMVCLPNGNCYFNSTGNSGMAKGGSGDVLTGYITGLLARGYSSEHAAILGVYMHGLAGDKAAKKYGTEGMNSRDLIKYL comes from the coding sequence ATGAAAATACTAACAGGCGCACAAATAAAAGAAGCTGACCGCTATACTATCGAGAATGAACCTATCAGTCCGATAGAATTAATGGAAAGAGCATCCAATACCATCGCACAATGGATATGCAACAATGTAGAGAAAGATTATCCCCTGCTCTTCCTTATCGGAAAAGGTAACAATGGTGGTGACGGACTGGCTGTAGCCCGTATCCTGTACCATGCAGGATACAACTGTTCTGTGTCTATGGCATTTGATAAAGAACAACTCACCGAGGAGTGCAGATATAATCTGGAGCGCCTACCCTCCGGTGTCGCCAGCAGTGGTTTAGAGAATATAAGCAGGAATACTGTCATTATCGACTCCCTGCTGGGTACGGGAGTAAAAGGAGAGATAAAAGAGCCCTTATTATCCATTATAGACAAAGTTAATTCTCTACAAAGCAAGGTTATATCTATTGATTTACCATCCGGTATGATAAGTGAATACGGAAACAAAAACCAAAAGATTATTAAAGCTGGCATAACCCTGACCCTTGAATTTCCCAAACTGGCGATGTTATTGCCCGAAGCCGGGGAATACTGCGGAGAAATCAATATATTACCGATTGGACTCAGTTCACAATACATATCCAATGAAGAAACTTCCTATCATTATATAACACCCGGTTTCATCGGGAAAATAAAATTGACAAGGGATAAATTCGCTCACAAAGGAACTTACGGACATGCTTTGCTCATATGCGGGTCGAAAGGAATGGCCGGAGCCGCAATACTGGCGACAGGCGCCGCTTTGCGCTCTGGGTGCGGACTAGTAACCACACACATACCTGCCGAAGAACGGTATGCCGTAAATATGGTGTATCCATCTGCCATACTAAGTCTGGATGATGAATCTTATTTTTCCGATCTGCCCGCGAATGCTTCCAAATATTCATCCATAGGTGTCGGTTGCGGATTGGGGTTAGCCCCGCAAACAGCCGATGCCCTCAAGCAATTATTGGTTTCGGTTTATAAACCGGTTGTGATAGATGCCGACGCTCTTAATATCATATCGGAGCATTACAAGATGAGACACCATATTCCCGCCGGTTCTATCCTTACACCGCATATCGGAGAACTGAAAAGGCTGATCGGGGAATGGACCAGTGATGAGGAAAAAATAGAACAGGTGAAAAGGCTTGCCGCCAATCTAAAATCCGTCATTATCGTAAAAGGGGCGCATAGTATGGTATGTTTACCGAATGGTAACTGCTATTTCAACTCTACAGGTAACAGCGGCATGGCAAAAGGCGGTAGCGGCGATGTACTCACCGGTTATATTACAGGCCTGCTGGCACGCGGGTATAGTAGTGAGCACGCTGCTATCTTAGGCGTATATATGCATGGTCTGGCTGGAGATAAAGCGGCTAAAAAATATGGAACGGAGGGAATGAATAGCAGGGATTTGATAAAATATTTATGA
- a CDS encoding M23 family metallopeptidase produces MKKILSVLLIIYTFNLNAQNTYRSPLDIPLILSANFGELRPNHFHSGIDLKTQGVINKPVYSIADGYVSRISVSPSGYGLAIYVAHTNGQTSVYGHIERFAPKIAEYVKEKQYEQESYRVDLSLDQSVFPVKKGDLIAYSGNTGSSGGPHVHFEIRDTESQLALDALEYYKGQITDNVSPAIKGIAVYPIEGRGAVNNNYEPFRRIIGAAPKKKGVKTVPDSIKVWGKIGVGVYANDRMTGTSNIYGVKIVRLFCDGKEIFFSDISSVDFGNTRMINSMIDFDYWYRKKSFYQKSFVEPGNKLSIYKTVNNGYIDINEEKVYKLKYELEDLYGNETTHSFDVYGKKQDIPRRKDCTQLMAWDKDNYYEGNMFSIFIAGGSLYKDLCFNLKRTLSKNYMSAIYEVNDSYVPLDKSCDITIKMTKDSMTNKSQYGIVRITGSRESWIGGKYNNGAITARIRELGNTYAVSIDTQAPTITPVLPAKWVAKGEIKIRLSDNKSGIASYRGTIDGAFALFENDVKSPVYTYKFDPKRLTRGQIHKLVFTAADACGNESSYEYEFKY; encoded by the coding sequence ATGAAAAAGATTCTTTCGGTTTTACTCATTATATATACTTTTAACTTAAATGCCCAGAATACATACCGTTCACCCCTCGATATTCCGCTTATTCTTAGTGCAAATTTCGGGGAGTTGCGTCCTAATCACTTTCATTCGGGCATTGATCTGAAAACTCAGGGTGTGATTAATAAGCCTGTATATTCTATTGCAGACGGATATGTTTCGCGTATTTCTGTATCTCCTTCGGGCTACGGATTGGCTATTTATGTCGCTCATACCAATGGACAGACAAGTGTGTATGGCCATATAGAAAGATTTGCGCCTAAGATTGCCGAATATGTGAAGGAAAAGCAATACGAGCAGGAGTCTTACAGAGTAGATTTATCATTGGATCAATCGGTATTTCCCGTTAAAAAAGGAGATCTGATAGCCTATAGTGGTAACACCGGTTCTTCCGGCGGGCCTCATGTTCATTTCGAAATAAGAGATACTGAGAGCCAGTTGGCTCTCGATGCGCTTGAATATTATAAGGGTCAGATCACAGATAATGTTTCACCTGCGATAAAAGGTATTGCTGTGTATCCTATAGAGGGCAGAGGTGCGGTCAATAATAATTATGAACCCTTTCGTCGTATTATTGGAGCAGCGCCAAAGAAAAAAGGAGTGAAAACCGTCCCCGATTCAATAAAGGTGTGGGGTAAGATTGGCGTAGGTGTTTATGCAAACGACCGGATGACAGGAACAAGCAATATATACGGAGTAAAGATTGTACGCCTGTTCTGCGACGGTAAGGAGATATTCTTCTCGGATATATCATCTGTAGACTTCGGGAATACGAGGATGATAAACAGTATGATCGATTTCGACTATTGGTATCGTAAAAAGAGTTTCTATCAGAAGTCATTTGTTGAGCCGGGTAATAAGCTCTCTATATATAAGACCGTCAATAACGGTTATATCGACATAAACGAGGAAAAGGTATATAAGCTGAAATACGAACTCGAAGACCTCTATGGCAACGAGACCACCCATTCTTTCGATGTATACGGCAAAAAGCAGGATATCCCCCGGCGGAAAGACTGTACTCAACTAATGGCATGGGACAAGGATAATTATTATGAAGGCAATATGTTCTCTATTTTCATTGCCGGCGGATCACTATATAAAGACCTCTGCTTCAATCTGAAGAGAACCTTGTCGAAGAATTATATGTCTGCCATCTATGAGGTTAACGATAGTTATGTCCCTCTTGATAAATCCTGCGACATAACCATCAAGATGACCAAAGACAGTATGACCAACAAATCCCAGTATGGTATCGTACGCATCACCGGCAGCCGTGAATCGTGGATAGGTGGTAAGTACAACAACGGCGCTATTACCGCCCGTATCAGGGAATTGGGTAATACCTATGCTGTAAGTATCGACACTCAAGCCCCCACCATCACTCCTGTACTCCCTGCCAAATGGGTGGCTAAAGGAGAAATAAAGATAAGACTATCGGATAATAAAAGCGGTATAGCTTCTTATCGTGGAACTATCGACGGAGCGTTCGCCCTGTTTGAGAATGATGTGAAATCTCCTGTTTATACCTACAAATTCGATCCGAAACGTTTGACTCGGGGACAAATCCATAAGCTGGTATTTACTGCTGCGGATGCCTGTGGAAATGAGAGTAGTTATGAATATGAGTTCAAATATTGA
- the rpsT gene encoding 30S ribosomal protein S20 — protein MANHKSAEKRIRQAEVRRLRNRYSARTTRNAVRKFRTLTDKDEAQKLYPSVCSMLDRLAKKNVIHKNKAGNLKSKLAAHVKSLA, from the coding sequence ATGGCAAATCATAAATCAGCAGAAAAGAGAATCAGACAAGCAGAAGTAAGACGCTTGAGAAACAGATATTCAGCAAGAACAACCCGTAATGCAGTTAGAAAGTTCCGTACGCTGACTGATAAGGATGAAGCACAAAAATTGTACCCTTCGGTATGTTCTATGCTTGACAGACTGGCTAAGAAGAACGTTATCCACAAAAACAAAGCGGGTAATCTGAAATCTAAATTGGCTGCTCACGTTAAATCATTAGCATAA